The Nocardioides sp. S-1144 genome includes a region encoding these proteins:
- a CDS encoding type II secretion system F family protein, with amino-acid sequence MLLLLGTLLVVGALVLFLASAGRSTTRRGVERSLELLDTMSTTPPKPRPGQDDRPFAERVLAPLQHRALVVGRRLSGSGSAERLRRRLDLAGNPRDWDADRVVSVKVLGATALLAVGAALALTLGTGLVGTVLLVVGGPVLGFFLPELYLYQAAYERTEQLQRELPDAIDLLTISVESGLGFDAACQQVARHTEGPLSAEFSRMLREMQIGQSRTAALRALAERTNVPDVRTFVTAMVQADAFGIPTAQVLRVQANEMRVRRRQRAEEKAQQVPVKITFPLVFFILPCLFVAVLGPAAITLMDNF; translated from the coding sequence GTGCTGCTCCTCCTCGGCACCCTGCTCGTCGTCGGCGCCCTCGTGCTCTTCCTCGCGAGCGCCGGTCGCTCCACGACCAGACGCGGCGTCGAACGCTCGCTCGAGCTGCTCGACACGATGTCGACCACGCCACCCAAGCCCCGACCGGGTCAGGACGACCGACCCTTCGCCGAGCGCGTCCTAGCGCCGCTCCAGCACCGTGCCCTCGTCGTCGGCCGCCGACTGTCGGGCTCCGGCTCCGCCGAGCGACTGCGCCGTCGACTCGACCTCGCGGGCAACCCGCGCGACTGGGACGCCGACCGGGTGGTGTCGGTCAAGGTGCTGGGCGCCACCGCCCTCCTCGCCGTGGGCGCCGCCCTCGCCCTCACCCTCGGCACCGGTCTCGTCGGGACGGTGCTGCTCGTCGTCGGCGGGCCCGTGCTCGGCTTCTTCCTGCCGGAGCTGTACCTGTACCAGGCCGCCTACGAGCGCACCGAGCAGCTCCAGCGCGAGCTGCCCGACGCGATCGACCTCCTCACCATCAGCGTCGAGTCCGGGCTCGGCTTCGACGCCGCCTGCCAGCAGGTGGCACGGCACACGGAGGGTCCGCTGTCGGCGGAGTTCTCGCGGATGCTCCGCGAGATGCAGATCGGCCAGAGCCGCACGGCCGCGCTCCGGGCGCTCGCCGAGCGCACCAACGTGCCGGACGTCCGCACGTTCGTCACCGCCATGGTGCAGGCGGACGCGTTCGGGATCCCGACGGCGCAGGTGCTGCGGGTCCAGGCCAACGAGATGCGGGTCCGACGTCGGCAGCGGGCCGAGGAGAAGGCCCAGCAGGTCCCGGTCAAGATCACCTTCCCCCTC
- a CDS encoding type II secretion system F family protein — translation MTFARRRRATVVGLLIGLAVLGGGSAVAADDDPVALVQRSESGIQIVVDVPRGVRPDFDAVTVTLAGTTYPVSEAGRIRPEAVQRTVVLAIDTSRSMRDDEKFERAKEAAIEFLDVVPADVEVGVVTFDSSVELVLPPTLDHDRAKDAVESLVDLERETLLYDAVLEATELTGADGLRSVLVLSDGENFVDPPTEGDTALADVVAAVAESEVTIDVVALDLAAEPDAVRALQEIAQASRGSVVAADPDSLRQRFVAEAADYQRQVQVTVEVPDDVLTRSSPGRITVPTSASTIEGAFDYFPIADDDPVTAPSASPDRGAGLPPWVLYLAIALVGAAVLAGFGGLAPAPSRSRTVEARIAGYTSGSGHRADRDQSDVPVLTQATEAIDGVLQHNRGFEERVAARLTSAGSALKASEWLLLHAGLVVGAILLGLLLGRANPAVVVLFALLGLVLPWFWLGLRRGRRRQKFESALPETLQLMAGSLSAGLSMLQAVDTIVREGTDPVASEFRRVLVEIRLGVPLDDALEGVAERFNSSDFRWVVMAIRIQRQVGGNLAELLTTVAGTIREREFIRRQVDALAAEGKLSAVVLGGLPPAFLLYLVVAQPSYVEPLFTDLRGLIMLVFSAVWLGIGIAWMSRLVKVEV, via the coding sequence GTGACCTTCGCCCGCCGGCGCCGCGCCACGGTCGTAGGCCTCCTGATCGGCCTGGCCGTGCTGGGGGGCGGGTCGGCCGTTGCCGCCGACGACGACCCGGTCGCGCTCGTCCAGCGCTCCGAGTCCGGCATCCAGATCGTGGTCGACGTGCCGCGCGGCGTCCGACCCGACTTCGATGCGGTCACGGTGACGCTCGCCGGCACGACGTACCCGGTGAGCGAGGCCGGGCGCATCCGGCCCGAAGCGGTGCAACGCACCGTGGTGCTGGCCATCGACACCAGCAGGTCGATGCGGGACGACGAGAAGTTCGAGCGGGCGAAGGAGGCCGCGATCGAGTTCCTCGACGTCGTGCCCGCCGACGTCGAGGTGGGCGTCGTCACCTTCGACTCGTCGGTCGAGCTGGTGCTCCCACCGACGCTCGACCACGACCGAGCCAAGGACGCGGTCGAGTCCCTCGTCGATCTCGAGCGGGAGACGCTGCTCTACGACGCCGTCCTCGAGGCCACCGAGCTCACCGGCGCCGACGGACTTCGGAGTGTCCTCGTCCTGTCCGACGGGGAGAACTTCGTCGACCCACCCACCGAGGGCGACACCGCACTGGCTGACGTCGTCGCTGCCGTCGCCGAGTCCGAGGTGACCATCGACGTGGTCGCCCTCGACCTGGCCGCTGAGCCTGATGCCGTCCGCGCGCTGCAGGAGATCGCCCAGGCCAGCCGCGGCAGTGTGGTGGCCGCCGACCCTGACTCCCTGCGGCAGCGCTTCGTGGCCGAGGCCGCTGACTACCAACGCCAGGTCCAAGTGACCGTCGAGGTGCCCGACGACGTCCTCACCCGGTCCTCGCCGGGAAGAATCACCGTGCCCACCAGCGCGAGCACGATCGAGGGGGCCTTCGACTACTTCCCCATCGCCGACGACGACCCCGTGACCGCGCCCTCGGCGTCGCCGGACCGGGGCGCGGGCTTACCGCCCTGGGTTCTCTACCTGGCCATCGCCCTCGTCGGGGCTGCCGTCCTCGCGGGCTTCGGGGGCCTGGCCCCCGCCCCTTCCCGTTCACGGACGGTCGAGGCCCGCATCGCCGGCTACACCTCCGGGAGCGGGCACCGCGCCGACAGGGACCAGTCCGACGTCCCGGTGCTCACCCAGGCGACCGAGGCCATCGACGGCGTGCTCCAGCACAACCGCGGCTTCGAGGAACGCGTCGCGGCGCGCCTGACGTCCGCGGGCAGCGCCCTGAAGGCGTCGGAGTGGCTGCTCCTCCACGCCGGTCTCGTCGTCGGCGCGATCCTGCTCGGGCTCCTCCTCGGACGGGCGAACCCGGCCGTCGTGGTGCTGTTCGCCCTCCTCGGCCTCGTGCTGCCGTGGTTCTGGCTCGGCCTGCGCCGCGGGCGCCGACGCCAGAAGTTCGAGTCCGCCCTCCCCGAGACGCTCCAACTGATGGCCGGGTCGCTCTCGGCCGGGCTCTCGATGCTGCAGGCCGTCGACACGATCGTCCGTGAGGGCACCGATCCGGTCGCCTCGGAGTTCCGCCGGGTGCTCGTCGAGATCCGGCTCGGCGTGCCGCTCGACGACGCGCTCGAGGGCGTGGCCGAGCGGTTCAACAGCAGCGACTTCCGGTGGGTCGTCATGGCGATCCGGATCCAGCGCCAGGTCGGCGGCAACCTGGCCGAGCTGCTCACCACGGTGGCTGGCACCATCCGGGAGCGAGAGTTCATCCGTCGCCAGGTCGACGCCCTCGCTGCGGAGGGCAAGCTCTCGGCCGTCGTCCTGGGCGGCCTGCCGCCGGCGTTCCTGCTCTACCTGGTCGTCGCCCAGCCTTCCTACGTCGAGCCGCTGTTCACCGACCTACGCGGCCTGATCATGCTGGTCTTCTCCGCCGTCTGGCTCGGTATCGGCATCGCGTGGATGAGTCGACTCGTGAAGGTCGAGGTCTGA
- a CDS encoding CpaF family protein, giving the protein MTAEPRPRGLAERLAAARAGTEPAAPDAARDAGQPGPPEPAVDPLSAALAAVEAPARSRPVTGPSNRRVAAATAGDRLETLKSTVHVALLRELGPHLYDADMAQEDLEQRVRVVLSEVLGSQDRPLSNAERSRVTEEITDDILGFGPIEPYLRDPEVSEVMVNGADSIWLERAGRLVRADTRFADESHLRRIIDKIVSRIGRRVDESSPMVDARLPDGSRVNAVVPPLAIDGSALTIRKFAAEALDISTLINIGTLTPQSADFLEACVRGRLNIVVSGGTGAGKTTTLNVLSSFIPDDERIVTIEDAAELQLRQAHVVRLESRPANIEGRGEVSIRDLVRNSLRMRPDRIIVGEVRDASALDMLQAMNTGHDGSICTLHANSARDAMSRLETMVLMAGMELPIRAVREQVSAAVDLVVHQTRFKDGSRRVTHITEVGRLQGDSVELQDLFVFDNTAGFDGDGRTLGRMRSTGRRPAFLEKLAYANVVLGPNLFAEEHE; this is encoded by the coding sequence ATGACCGCGGAGCCCCGCCCGCGCGGGCTGGCCGAGCGCCTTGCCGCCGCGCGCGCGGGTACCGAACCCGCGGCGCCCGACGCCGCCCGCGATGCGGGCCAACCCGGGCCGCCCGAACCGGCGGTCGACCCCCTGTCGGCCGCCCTGGCGGCGGTCGAGGCGCCGGCGAGGAGCCGACCGGTCACCGGACCGAGCAACCGTCGCGTCGCCGCAGCCACGGCGGGCGACCGTCTCGAGACCCTCAAGAGCACGGTGCACGTCGCGCTGCTCCGCGAGCTCGGTCCGCACCTCTACGACGCCGACATGGCCCAGGAGGACCTGGAGCAGCGTGTGCGGGTCGTGCTCTCGGAGGTGCTGGGCTCCCAGGACCGTCCGCTGAGCAACGCCGAGCGCAGCCGGGTGACCGAGGAGATCACCGACGACATCCTGGGCTTCGGGCCGATCGAGCCCTACCTCCGCGATCCCGAGGTCTCGGAGGTGATGGTCAACGGGGCCGACTCGATCTGGCTCGAGCGCGCCGGTCGGCTGGTGCGGGCCGACACCCGCTTCGCGGACGAGTCGCACCTGCGCCGGATCATCGACAAGATCGTCTCGCGCATCGGCCGCCGCGTCGACGAGTCGAGCCCGATGGTCGATGCCCGCCTCCCCGACGGCAGCCGGGTCAACGCCGTCGTCCCGCCGCTGGCCATCGACGGCTCGGCCCTGACCATCCGCAAGTTCGCTGCGGAGGCCCTGGACATCTCCACCCTCATCAACATCGGGACCCTCACCCCGCAGTCGGCCGACTTCCTCGAGGCGTGTGTGCGGGGACGGCTCAACATCGTCGTCTCCGGCGGCACCGGCGCCGGGAAGACGACGACCCTGAACGTGCTGTCGTCCTTCATCCCCGACGACGAACGGATCGTCACCATCGAGGACGCCGCCGAGCTGCAGCTGCGCCAGGCCCACGTCGTCCGTCTCGAGTCACGTCCCGCCAACATCGAGGGCCGCGGGGAGGTCAGCATCCGGGACCTGGTCCGCAACAGCCTGCGCATGCGGCCCGACCGGATCATCGTCGGCGAGGTCCGTGACGCCTCGGCGCTCGACATGCTGCAGGCCATGAACACCGGGCACGACGGGTCGATCTGCACCCTGCACGCCAACAGCGCCCGTGACGCAATGTCGCGCCTCGAGACGATGGTCCTGATGGCCGGCATGGAGCTGCCGATCCGGGCCGTGCGCGAGCAGGTGTCGGCAGCCGTCGACCTGGTCGTGCACCAGACCCGCTTCAAGGACGGGTCGCGGCGAGTCACCCACATCACCGAGGTCGGCCGGTTGCAGGGCGACTCGGTCGAGCTGCAGGACCTCTTCGTGTTCGACAACACCGCCGGCTTCGACGGCGACGGGCGCACCCTCGGCCGGATGCGCTCGACCGGACGTCGACCGGCGTTCCTCGAGAAGCTGGCCTACGCCAACGTCGTCCTGGGACCGAACCTGTTCGCGGAGGAGCACGAGTGA